GCAGTATTACGGCACCGGAAGGCGCAAGGAGGCGGTGGCCAGGGTCTTCCTCAGGCCTGGGAACGGGAAGGTCACCGTGAACGGCCAGGACTTCAACGACTACTTCCAGGGCCTGGTGCGCGCGGTGGCCGCCCTGGAGCCTTTGCGGGCGGTGGACGCCCTGGGCCGCTTTGACGCCTACATCACCGTGCGGGGCGGGGGGAAGAGCGGCCAGATTGACGCCATCAAGCTGGGCATCGCCCGCGCCCTCGTCCAGTACAACCCCGACTACCGGGCGAAGCTCAAGCCCCTGGGCTTCCTCACCCGGGACGCCCGCGTGGTGGAGCGGAAGAAGTACGGCAAGCACAAGGCCCGCCGCGCGCCCCAGTACTCCAAGCGTTAAGGCCTGGCGGAGGAAGCGCCCTGGGGGCTTCCCCAGGGCGCTTTTCCTTCGGGCCTAGCCCTGCTTTTTGGCGAACTCCTCCCTAAGCTCCCTCCTCAGGATCTTCCCCACGCTGGACTTGGGGAGGCTTTCGCGGAATTGGACGATGCGGGGGACCTTGTAGGCGGCGAGGTTTTGGCGGCAGAAGGCCTCTATGTCCTTTTCCGTGACCTTGCCCCGGTACTCGGGTTTGAGGACGAGGAAGGCGGCCACGGTCTCCCCGCGGTAGGGGTCTGGGACGCCCACCACGGCGGCTTCCTGGACGGCGGGGTGCTGGTAGAGGACTTCTTCTACTTCGCGGGGGTAGATGTTGTAGCCGCCGGCGATGATCATGTCTTTTTTGCGGTCTACGATGTAGAAGTAGCCGTCTTGGTCCATTTTGGCGAGGTCGCCGGTGAGGAGCCAGCCGTCTTTGAGGGCCTTTTGCGTCTCCTCGGGGCGGTTCCAGTAGCCTTTCATGACGTTGGGGCCTTTTATGGCGAGTTCGCCCACCTCGCCTGGGGGGAGTTCCTTGCCCTCCTCGTCCACCACCTTGGCCTCCACGCTGGGCAGGGGCATGCCGATGGAGCCCTTCTTGATGAGGCCGAGGACGGGGTTGGAGTGGGTCACGGGGCTCGCCTCGGAGAGGCCGTAGCCCTCAATGAGCCTCGCCCCGGTGATCTCCTCAAACCGCTTGGCCACCTCCACGGGCAGGGGGGCGGCTCCCGAGAGGCAGATGCGGATGCTCTTGACGTTCCGCCCCTCTATGCCGGGGAAGTTGTTGAAGGCCACGTAGAGGGTGGGCACACCGGGGAAGTGGGTGACCCGGTGTTTTTCAATGGCCTCCACGATGGCCTTGATCTCGGGCCTCGGGAGGAGGACGATCTTGTACCCGGAGAAGAGGCCGTAGTTCATGGCCACGGTCATCCCGTAGACGTGGAAGAAGGGCAGGGCCCCGAGCATCACCCCCTTGCCCAGAAGCTCCCGGGAGGTGGGGTCCCAGGCATCTATCTGGAGGACGTTGGCCACGAGGTTCCTGTGGGTGAGCATGGCCCCCTTGGAAAGGCCCGTGGTGCCCCCGGTGTACTGGAGGAGGGCGAGGTCCTCGGGGTCGGGGAGGTGGGGCTCGGCGGGGGGACGCTTCAGGAGCTCGGCGAAGGCGTGGAAGCCCTCCCGCTTGGGGAAGCCCAGGGGGAGGCCCTCCCGCTTGGCCTTCAGGGGGTAGAGGAGGTTTTTGGGGAAGGGGAGGAAGTCCTTGATCCCCGTGACCACCACCCGCTTCACCGGGACCTCCTTTTCCACCTCTAGGTAGCGGGGGAGGAGGTGGTCCAGGATCACCAGGGTCTCCGCCCCCGCGTCCGAAAGCTGGTGGCGGAGTTCCCTCGGGGTGTAGAGGGGGTTCACGTTCACCCCCACGCCCCCGGCGAGGAGGGTGCCGTAGAAGGCGACGACGAACTGGGGGGTGTTGGGGAGCATGAGGGCCACCCGGTCCCCGGGCCGCACCCCCAGGTCCTTAAGCCCCTGGGCGAAGCGGCGGGCGAGGCTCCATAGCTCTTGATAGCTGAGGGTCTTCCCCAGAAACTCCAGGGCGACGTTTTGGGGGAAGCGGCGGGCGCTTTCTTCCAGGAACCGCCAGAGGGGAATGTCGGGGACCTGGATCTCCGGCGGAACACCGGGGTCGTAGTGGGCTAGCCACGGCTTCTCGCGCACCTGGTCCATCGCTTGCCTCCTTTGCCTTTCAGGTTACCAGAAGCCTTGTACCGGGTTCAAGGCCTCCCGGGTGTACCATGGGGGTATGCGCTTCCGCGACCGCAGGCACGCCGGGGCGCTCCTCGCCGAGGCCTTGGCGCCCTTGGGCCTCGAGGCGCCCGTGGTCCTGGGCCTGCCCCGGGGCGGGGTGATGGTGGCCGACGAGGTGGCGAGGCGCCTGGGCGGGGAGCTGGACGTGGTCCTGGTGCGCAAGGTGGGCGCCCCGGGAAACCCGGAGTTCGCCCTGGGGGCCGTGGGGGAGGGAGGGGAGCTCGTCCTCATGCCCTACGCCCTGCGGTACGCCGACCAAAGCTACCTGGAGCGGGAGGCCGCTCGGCAGCGGGATGTCCTCCGCAAGCGGGCGGAGCGTTACCGGAGGGTGCGGCCCAGGGTGGCCCTCAAGGGTCGGGACGTGGTGCTGGTGGACGACGGGGTGGCCACGGGGGCGAGCATGGAGGCGGCCCTCTCCGTGGTGCTCCAGGAGGGACCGAGGCGGGTCGTGGTGGCCGTGCCCGTGGCGAGCCCGGAGGCGGTGGAACGGCTTAAGGCCCGGGCGGAGGTGGTGGCCCTTTCCGTCCCCCAGGACTTTGCCGCCGTGGGGGCCTACTACCTAGACTTCGGCGAGGTGACCGACGAGGACGTGGAGGCCATCCTGCTAGAATGGGCGGGATGAAGCCCGTGGTGAGGCAGGCGGCAAGCGTGGAGGCCCGCCCCGTGGAGCGCGGGGAAAAGGCCTTCATCCAGGTGCTCATCGGTCCGGAGGACGGGGCCCCCCACTTCATCCTCCGCAAGTTCACCCTCCTGCCCGGGGGGCGCATCCCCAAGCACCGCCACCCCACCCTGGAGCACGAGCAGTACGTCCTCTCCGGGCGGATGAAGGTGACCTTGGGGGACGAGGTGCGGGAGGTGGCGGCGGGGCAGGCGGTCTTCATCCCCGCCGGCACCCCCCACGCCTACGTGAATGAGGGGGAGGAGCCGGTGGAGTTCCTCTGCATCATCCCCAAGACGAGCGGCTACGCCACGGAGTGGCTGGAGGGGTAGGGGGGCAAGCCGCTAGGCGGCCTCACGCCCGTACCTCCTGCCGCTGGAAGGCCACGTAGGCCCCGGTGAAGAGGAGGAGGGTGAGGGCGAGGAGCCCCGTGATCTGGGGCCAGACCAGAAGGACGCTCTGGGAGAGGGGAAGGGGTGTGCCCAAGACGGCGCCCTCCAGCTGCGTGATGAGGATGGGGCCCAAGGAGCGGACCTCTGGGTTGAGGAGGGCGGTGAGGGCCTCGGCGTAGAGGGTGTTGGGGGAGAGGCGGGAGATCCAGAGGGCGAGCTGGGCCTGCCTGAGCTGGCTTTCCGGGTCAAAGGGGTCGGCCCGGAGGAGGAGGGCGCTGGCCGCGAGGTCGGTGAGGATGGGGTAGAAGACGGCGAAGAAGAGCCAGACCCCTAAGGCGGCCAAGGCGGCGGTGGCGGGCTGGCGGAAGAGGACGGAGAAGAGGAGGCCCAGGGCGAGCCAGACCCCGGCGTAGCCCAAGGTGGCGAGGAGGAAGAAGAAGGCCCGCCCCACCTCCTCGCTTCCCGGCGGCACCCCGAGCCTGAGGAGGCCCAGGCCCACCACCATGAGGAAGAGGGCGAAGAGGAGGAGGGCCAGGGTGCCGAGGCCCGCCAGGAACTTGCCGAAGAGAAGGGCGTCCCGGTAGATGGGCTGGGAGAGGACCCGGGAGAGCGTCCCCCGGGCGTACTCCCCGTTTACCGCGTCAAAGGCCAAGGCGATGGCGGCCAAGGGGATGAAGAAGGAGAGGAAGCCCACGAAGGAGGGCAGGGGGTCTTGGGCCGTGGTGAGGAGCTTGAGGTAGAGGAAGGGGTCCTCCCCCACCGTCTGGCGCAGGGCCTGGCTTCCCGTGTAGAGGGCCCCCAGGGCGGAGAGGAGGATGAGGGCCTCCAGGATCCGCATCCTGAGGCCGGTGAGGTGGTCGGCCATCTCCTTGAAGAAGACGGCCCATAGCCCGGTCCAAGGCGAGCCTTCACGCCGCATGGGCCACCTCCTTGAAGTAGTGGGCGTAGATCTCGTCCAGGCTGGGCTGGCGCAGGCTCAGGGCGTAGAGGGGGCCCCGTTCCACCGCCAACCGGGCGAGCTCGGGGCGGAGGTCCCGGGTGGCGAGGACCCGGTAGCGGCCTCCTTCGGCCTCCACCCGGCTCACGCCCTCCACGCCCTCGAGGGCCCCCTCCAGGCCGGGGGCGCCCTCCAGGAGGATCTCGTACTGTCCCCCCAGGACCCGGTGGGCGAGCTCGGCCACCGTGCCCTCGAGGGCGAGCCGCCCCTTGTGGAAGAGGCCCACCCGGTCGCAGACCTCCTGCACTTGGTGGAGCAGGTGGCTGGAGAGGAGGACGGTGATCCCTTCCGCCTTGAGGCCCTTGATGAGGTTCAGGAACTCCCGGGCGGCCTCGGGGTCCAGGCCCAGGGTGGGCTCGTCCAGGATGGCCACCTTGGGCCTTTTGAGGAGGACCTCGGCGAGGCCCAGGCGCTGGCGCATTCCCCGGCTGAAGGCGGCGACCTTCCGGTCCCTGACCTCCCAGAGCCCCATGCGCTTCAGGACCTCCTCAATCCGGGCCTCCGCCTCTTTGTCGGGAAGGCCGAGGAGCCTCGTGGTGTAGCGCAGGTTCTCCCAGGCGGAAAGCTCCCCGTAGAACCCCACCTGGTCGGGCAGGTAGCCCACCCGGGACTTGACCTTGAGGGGCTCCCGCATGGGGTCAAACCCCAGGACCCGGGCCTCCCCCGAGGTGGGCTCGGTGAGCCCGAGGAGCATGAGGATGGTGGTGGTCTTGCCGGAGCCGTTGGGGCCCAGGAGGCCGTAGACCTCCCCTTCCCGCACCGAGAGGTTCAGGTCCTCCACGGCCACCACCCGGCCGTACCGCTTGGTGAGGCCATGGGTCTGGATGACCGTCATCCTACCTCCGGCCGAAGCGGTTCACGGCGAAGCCCAGGACGAGGACGGCCACCGCCACGAGGGCCACGCCCACGAGGCCCCAGAGGGTGGAGGTGACCACGGTGGCCCGGTAGTCCAGGCTCTCGCTCACCCCTTCGTCCCCGGAGACCCTGAGGGTCACCATGTAGTCCCCCGCCACCGCCTTGGGGGAGGGCTTGATGCGGGCGGTGACCTCCTCCTCCTTCCCCGGCTCCAGGACCTCCAGCTTCTCCGGCTCAAACTGCACCTCCCAGCCCGAGGGTTCAAAGGCGCTGAAGGAGAGGTTCTTGGCGGGGGCGCTCCCCTCGTTTTTCACCACGAGCTTCACGGCGTTTTCCCGCCCGGCGGTGACCGAGCCGGAAAGCCGCCCCTCCTTGGTGCTGAGGCGCACCTCGGGGCGGCCGGTGACCTCGAGGGTCAGGGCCAAATCCGCCCGGGCGTCCCCCGCCACCGCCCGGAGGGTCACCCCGTAGGCCCCGGCGGGCGTATCCTTGGGCAGGGAGACCTCCGCGTCCAGGTCCCGGCTCTCCCCGGCCTTGACGGGGAGGCTCGTCACCTGCTGGCTGGAGAAGGCGGGGGTGAAGGTCACCTGGAAGCCCTGGGGCGCCTGGTACTCCAGGGAAACCAGGAGATCCTGGTCGGACTCGTTCCTAAGGGTCACCCGGTAGCGGAAGGAGCTCGTGGGGGGGCCTTTGAGGATAGGGAGCTCCGCCTCGAGGGAAAGCCGTTTGGGGAGCCCCTGCCCCACCATGAGGGTGATGGGCAGGCTCGCCGTCTGGCCGAGGCCCTCGGCGCGGACGAGGAAGCGGTAAGCGCCCTCCTTGACCTCCTTGGGGGGCTGGAGGCGGAGGGTGAGGCTTACTTCCTGGTCGGGGTTCAAGTAGACGGCCCGCACCAGGCGGCCGCCCCCGGTGAGCACCGCCTGCCACCCCGCCGGGACCTCGGGCACGGAGAGGCGCACCACCCCGGGAGGGAGGCCGTAGCTTTTCAGGGTGAGGGTGAGGCTCACGCTCTCCCCGGGCTGGACCCCGATCTCGGGGTAGGCGGTGCCCAGGGCCAGACCCCGGTACTGCTGCGCCAGCGCGAGGCTCCAAAGCACCGCGAGAAGGGCCAAAACGTTCCGCATCATAGACGCCTCCACCCCTCAAACTAGGGAAGGCGCATGAAGGAAACATGAAAGGCCCCGGGGGGCTCCCGGGGCCAGAGGGGGGCGGCCTCAGCCCACCCGGGCTTCCAGGTACTCCCGCTCGCCCAGGACGATCTGGCGGGCGAGCTCGGGGTCCTTGGGGAACTCCTTGCCCCGGTTGATCATGTAGGTCTCGTAGCGCCGGATCTCAAAGACCTCGGCGAGCTTCTTCAGGGCCTTCGCCATGTCAAAGGCCTTGCAGGAGAAGATGTCCACGGAAAGGAAGCGCTTCTTGGGGAAGGTGTGGATGGCGATGTGGCTTTCGGCGATGAGGACCACGCCGGTGACCCCGTCCTCGCCCCCGGGCCCGTAGCTGTAGACGAAGGGGGGAAGGACCTTGGTCATCTCCATCTCCTCAGGAAGCTCGTTGAGAACCCGGCGGATGAGCTCCGCGTCCCGCAGGCGATCGGGGTTCGCCTCGTAGCCGTCCACCATCAGGTGAGGACCGAAGCCAAAGAGTTCCACCAAGACCACCTCCTTTCCGTGCCCCCCGGGGTATCCCCCCTACGGCACGCCCCCCATTATGCCCCCCCCTCCCCCCCCTGTCAAGACCCCGTTAGAGAGCGGGAAAGCCCGCGTGGGGCGTGGGGGGCTTTACGGGGGGTTTGCCCGGGGGCGCCTGGGGAAGGGGCGGTGGGCGTTTCTTCCCATGGGATGGGCGCTTTATACCCCCCTCCTGTAACCTGGGGTCAGGTGTGCCGGGGAATACCGAGGGGGATGAGGGAAAAGTGATATGATGGCCTCCGGCTGGAGGGAAGCATGTACAGGGGAAGCGAAGGGCAGTGGGCGTTCTACCTGCACCGCATCTCGGGGATCGGGATCCTGGTCTTCCTCGTCCTTCACGTCCTCAACATCGCCAGCGCCATGTGGGGGCCGGAGGTGTCCAACGCCTTCATGAAGTTCTACCACCAGCCCGTGTTTCAGGTGGGGCTTCTTTTCCTCATCGCCGGGGTGCTCTACCACGGGTTTAATGGCCTCCGCATCATCCTCATGGACTTCACCTCCTGGGGGGTGCGCTACCAGCGGCAGCTCTGGTACGGGGTCTGGGTCCTTTTCGTGGTCTTCTACCTGCCCTTTTTGATCAAGATCGGGGGCGGGATTCTGGGAGGCGGCCATGGCGATTAAGTCCCGGCGCTACGAGGAGGCCAAGCTGGAGGCCAGCACCAACCTGGAGCTCTACTGGTGGGTTTTCATGCGCGTCTCCGGGGTGGTGCTCGTCTTCTTGCTCATCGGCCACATGTGGATGAACGCCATTCTCGTGGACCTCAACTCCATTGACTACGACTACGTGGCCAAGAGACTTTCCCAAACCACCTGGAAGGTCTACGACTGGCTGATCCTGGCCCTGGCCCTCCTCCACGGGGGGAACGGGCTGCGCTACGTGCTGGACGACTGGGTGCGGGATCCCATGAAGCGCTTCTGGACCAAGGTGGTGGTCTACAGCCTGCTGGCTTTCCTCTTCTTCCTGGGGAGCCTTTCCCTCTTTAACCACGACTTCGGGGTGAACTAGTATGGCGCACAGGCACGAGGTCATCGTGGTGGGTGCGGGCGGGGCGGGCCTCACGGCCGCCCTCTACGCGGCCAAGGAAGGCGCGGACGTGGCGGTGGTCTCCAAGCTCTACCCCACGCGAAGCCACACCGGGGCGGCCCAGGGGGGCATAGGGGCGGCCCTCGGCAACGTGGAGGAGGACCACTGGGAATGGCACATGTTTGACACGGTCAAGGGGGGGGACTACCTCACGGACCAGGACGCCGCCGAGGTCTTCGCCAAGGAAGTGATTGAGGCGGTGATTGAGCTTGAGCACATGGGCCTCCCCTTTGACCGGCTCCCGAACGGCAAGATCGCCCAGCGCCGCTTCGGGGGGCACACCAAGGACTGGGGCAAGGCCCCGGTGCACCGAGCGGCCCACGCCGCCGACCGCACCGGGCACATGATCCTCCAGACCCTCTACCAGCAGTGCGTGAAACACAACATCACCTTCTACAACGAGTTCCACGTTACCGACGTCATCCTCGAGGACGGGGTGGCCAAGGGCCTGGTGGCCCTGGAG
This region of Thermus thermophilus genomic DNA includes:
- the rpsI gene encoding 30S ribosomal protein S9 — protein: MEQYYGTGRRKEAVARVFLRPGNGKVTVNGQDFNDYFQGLVRAVAALEPLRAVDALGRFDAYITVRGGGKSGQIDAIKLGIARALVQYNPDYRAKLKPLGFLTRDARVVERKKYGKHKARRAPQYSKR
- a CDS encoding long-chain-fatty-acid--CoA ligase; the encoded protein is MDQVREKPWLAHYDPGVPPEIQVPDIPLWRFLEESARRFPQNVALEFLGKTLSYQELWSLARRFAQGLKDLGVRPGDRVALMLPNTPQFVVAFYGTLLAGGVGVNVNPLYTPRELRHQLSDAGAETLVILDHLLPRYLEVEKEVPVKRVVVTGIKDFLPFPKNLLYPLKAKREGLPLGFPKREGFHAFAELLKRPPAEPHLPDPEDLALLQYTGGTTGLSKGAMLTHRNLVANVLQIDAWDPTSRELLGKGVMLGALPFFHVYGMTVAMNYGLFSGYKIVLLPRPEIKAIVEAIEKHRVTHFPGVPTLYVAFNNFPGIEGRNVKSIRICLSGAAPLPVEVAKRFEEITGARLIEGYGLSEASPVTHSNPVLGLIKKGSIGMPLPSVEAKVVDEEGKELPPGEVGELAIKGPNVMKGYWNRPEETQKALKDGWLLTGDLAKMDQDGYFYIVDRKKDMIIAGGYNIYPREVEEVLYQHPAVQEAAVVGVPDPYRGETVAAFLVLKPEYRGKVTEKDIEAFCRQNLAAYKVPRIVQFRESLPKSSVGKILRRELREEFAKKQG
- a CDS encoding phosphoribosyltransferase; the encoded protein is MRFRDRRHAGALLAEALAPLGLEAPVVLGLPRGGVMVADEVARRLGGELDVVLVRKVGAPGNPEFALGAVGEGGELVLMPYALRYADQSYLEREAARQRDVLRKRAERYRRVRPRVALKGRDVVLVDDGVATGASMEAALSVVLQEGPRRVVVAVPVASPEAVERLKARAEVVALSVPQDFAAVGAYYLDFGEVTDEDVEAILLEWAG
- a CDS encoding cupin domain-containing protein → MGGMKPVVRQAASVEARPVERGEKAFIQVLIGPEDGAPHFILRKFTLLPGGRIPKHRHPTLEHEQYVLSGRMKVTLGDEVREVAAGQAVFIPAGTPHAYVNEGEEPVEFLCIIPKTSGYATEWLEG
- a CDS encoding ABC transporter permease, whose translation is MRREGSPWTGLWAVFFKEMADHLTGLRMRILEALILLSALGALYTGSQALRQTVGEDPFLYLKLLTTAQDPLPSFVGFLSFFIPLAAIALAFDAVNGEYARGTLSRVLSQPIYRDALLFGKFLAGLGTLALLLFALFLMVVGLGLLRLGVPPGSEEVGRAFFFLLATLGYAGVWLALGLLFSVLFRQPATAALAALGVWLFFAVFYPILTDLAASALLLRADPFDPESQLRQAQLALWISRLSPNTLYAEALTALLNPEVRSLGPILITQLEGAVLGTPLPLSQSVLLVWPQITGLLALTLLLFTGAYVAFQRQEVRA
- a CDS encoding ABC transporter ATP-binding protein, which translates into the protein MTVIQTHGLTKRYGRVVAVEDLNLSVREGEVYGLLGPNGSGKTTTILMLLGLTEPTSGEARVLGFDPMREPLKVKSRVGYLPDQVGFYGELSAWENLRYTTRLLGLPDKEAEARIEEVLKRMGLWEVRDRKVAAFSRGMRQRLGLAEVLLKRPKVAILDEPTLGLDPEAAREFLNLIKGLKAEGITVLLSSHLLHQVQEVCDRVGLFHKGRLALEGTVAELAHRVLGGQYEILLEGAPGLEGALEGVEGVSRVEAEGGRYRVLATRDLRPELARLAVERGPLYALSLRQPSLDEIYAHYFKEVAHAA
- a CDS encoding NEW3 domain-containing protein, translating into MMRNVLALLAVLWSLALAQQYRGLALGTAYPEIGVQPGESVSLTLTLKSYGLPPGVVRLSVPEVPAGWQAVLTGGGRLVRAVYLNPDQEVSLTLRLQPPKEVKEGAYRFLVRAEGLGQTASLPITLMVGQGLPKRLSLEAELPILKGPPTSSFRYRVTLRNESDQDLLVSLEYQAPQGFQVTFTPAFSSQQVTSLPVKAGESRDLDAEVSLPKDTPAGAYGVTLRAVAGDARADLALTLEVTGRPEVRLSTKEGRLSGSVTAGRENAVKLVVKNEGSAPAKNLSFSAFEPSGWEVQFEPEKLEVLEPGKEEEVTARIKPSPKAVAGDYMVTLRVSGDEGVSESLDYRATVVTSTLWGLVGVALVAVAVLVLGFAVNRFGRR
- the speD gene encoding adenosylmethionine decarboxylase; the encoded protein is MELFGFGPHLMVDGYEANPDRLRDAELIRRVLNELPEEMEMTKVLPPFVYSYGPGGEDGVTGVVLIAESHIAIHTFPKKRFLSVDIFSCKAFDMAKALKKLAEVFEIRRYETYMINRGKEFPKDPELARQIVLGEREYLEARVG
- the sdhC gene encoding succinate dehydrogenase, cytochrome b556 subunit; this encodes MYRGSEGQWAFYLHRISGIGILVFLVLHVLNIASAMWGPEVSNAFMKFYHQPVFQVGLLFLIAGVLYHGFNGLRIILMDFTSWGVRYQRQLWYGVWVLFVVFYLPFLIKIGGGILGGGHGD
- a CDS encoding succinate dehydrogenase hydrophobic membrane anchor subunit, which encodes MAIKSRRYEEAKLEASTNLELYWWVFMRVSGVVLVFLLIGHMWMNAILVDLNSIDYDYVAKRLSQTTWKVYDWLILALALLHGGNGLRYVLDDWVRDPMKRFWTKVVVYSLLAFLFFLGSLSLFNHDFGVN